A window of the Podospora bellae-mahoneyi strain CBS 112042 chromosome 6, whole genome shotgun sequence genome harbors these coding sequences:
- a CDS encoding hypothetical protein (EggNog:ENOG503P6S9) codes for MSTAPGQSSPDKKPNEQCYNCGKDHWTLACPEPQRPIMDGIQRWQSRHQEQGGSNRNNSSQERRGPVVERYPPPPNHGQAMGGYPPPSGYPVPGYAGMPPVPPGLPPAGPPVLTSGGPPGLPPGPPGYTPNGPPGFNPSGPPGLSSAGPPGLPPGVAPRTPNQPPPPPPGPPPSHPYQPQQPYPPAQYAGGYQASQPPQQAPQHGQYIPPVPPQYPQQYGQQPPYGQHQYVPPYHPQAGPYGGAPNYPPQQYGQPGPPTGPAPYAQPPFGSQAPPPPPAAPYYAAHAAGFSPPPPATGAYPPPPPPGWVPPPFPPAHQQADGRHQHSNNNRDRKDRRRRNRDRNRNGNRNNNGNGNGNDSQGRNGQRRDRPHSQQVRQQASADENQVSPDASPARRQSVTGGDGALAGGAGSSADVTKPPADVVSSLADGSQVPAEDIPALEQPAVEGREGQKKRRGRAGSPSPPKDPNEWDFVVDNKHVFPDLDPKPADPVGIPLPFHFTEDPTIPPAYNATCIKSKYFNEYDLMDFCKSVRDKQEWERLKNDPIFRHYPGMVRRTFPPDNRIEYSTYEPTPPLSPSVEIKLPPKYEPPQPASPAPAPVDSRYGSEYDSFEDKRGRRDDRSVRDDDVGFRSRRSPPHQPRHQDSPRDRDRHGQSSNQDRWSRYPDDRDRDRGIKRRRSASPPTPADITADPWSPNAVEPPSTKRRSDDHHSDTPRGSTYRDRNDRVPYNKRNDSGYHSGQSLDKISSRRDSPREWQPQFNRRMSNRPHGYDQRNRSATRSRSRNSSSGGENARSRTRSRSPPPPRKKAARGRSRSNSPLTFQDKMLLGFTGTESSDEEEKEVEKRVVKARRMEKKKPPVKRPKVASAFNRRW; via the exons ATGTCCACAGCACCTGGCCAGTCATCCCCAGACAAGAAACCCAACGAGCAGTGTTACAACTGCGGAAAAGATCATTGGACGTTGGCTTGCCCCGAACCGCAGAGACCGATTATGGA CGGCATTCAGCGCTGGCAGTCGCGGCATCAAGAGCAAGGTGGTTCCAACCGTAACAACTCATCGCAAGAGAGACGCGGGCCAGTCGTAGAGCGTTACCCTCCCCCGCCGAATCACGGACAAGCTATGGGCGGatacccaccaccttcaGGCTATCCCGTCCCCGGATATGCTGGCATGCCTCCTGTTCCTCCCGGCTTGCCTCCTGCTGGTCCTCCTGTCTTGACTTCTGGTGGCCCTCCTGGTCTTCCACCTGGTCCTCCTGGCTACACCCCCAATGGTCCTCCCGGCTTCAATCCCAGTGGCCCACCAGGTCTGTCTTCTGCCGGTCCACCCGGTTTGCCCCCTGGTGTTGCACCtcgcaccccaaaccaaccccctccacctccaccaggacctcccccttctcatccttaCCAGCCACAGCAACCATATCCACCAGCCCAGTATGCTGGAGGTTATCAAGCATCGCAGCCACCACAGCAGGCACCGCAGCATGGTCAGTATATTCCACCAGTTCCTCCACAGTATCCACAACAGTATGGCCAGCAACCTCCCTACGGCCAGCATCAATATGTTCCTCCATATCACCCACAAGCCGGCCCATATGGCGGTGCCCCGAAttatcctcctcagcagtACGGTCAGCCAGGTCCGCCCACAGGACCTGCGCCATATGCGCAACCTCCTTTTGGCAGTCAAgccccgcctccaccacctgccgCCCCATACTATGCTGCCCACGCAGCTGGGTtcagccctcctccccctgccaCGGGGGCAtatcccccgcctcctccgcccggCTGGGTTCCTCCTCCGTTCCCACCCGCCCATCAGCAGGCAGATGGCAGACACCAGCACTCGAACAACAATCGGGATAGAAAGGaccggcggaggaggaacagggATAGAAATCGAAATGGAAACCGCAATAACAACGGCAATGGTAATGGCAATGACAGCCAAGGCCGAAATGGTCAGCGCAGAGACCGGCCGCATAGCCAGCAAGTCCGGCAGCAGGCGTCTGCGGACGAAAACCAGGTGTCACCGGACGCCAGCCCAGCTCGGCGGCAGTCGGTGACGGGCGGTGACGGGGCATTGGCGGGCGGTGCGGGATCGTCGGCGGATGTGACCAAGCCGCCCGCAGATGTCGTAAGTTCGTTGGCGGATGGCAGTCAAGTGCCGGCTGAAGACATCCCAGCTTTGGAGCAGCCAGCAGTCGAGGGCCGTGAAGGCCAAAAGAAACGCCGGGGGAGGGCCGGGTCGCCAAGTCCACCTAAAGATCCCAATGAGTGGGACTTTGTGGTGGACAACAAGCATGTCTTCCCGGACCTGGACCCAAAGCCCGCCGACCCCGTTGGcatcccactccccttcCACTTCACGGAAgatcccaccatcccaccgGCTTACAATGCCACGTGCATCAAGTCAAAGTACTTCAATGAGTATGACTTGATGGACTTTTGCAAGTCGGTGCGGGACAAgcaggagtgggagaggcTGAAGAATGACCCCATCTTTCGTCACTACCCTGGcatggtgaggaggacgTTTCCGCCAGACAATAGGATTGAGTACTCCACATACGAGCCTacccctcctctttccccttctGTTGAGATCAAGTTGCCACCCAAGTATGAGCCGCCTCAGccagcctcccccgccccggCTCCAGTTGACAGCCGGTACGGTAGCGAGTATGACAGCTTTGAAGACAAAAGAGGTAGACGGGATGACCGCTCCGTtagagatgatgatgtcggcTTCCGCTCTCGCCGTTCGcccccccaccagcccagGCATCAAGACTCCCCACGCGATCGTGATCGTCATGGCCAAAGCAGCAACCAAGACCGCTGGTCACGTTATCCTGATGACCGCGACAGAGACCGCGGCATAAAGCGTCGCCGAAGTGCCTCGCCCCCGACCCCAGCCGACATAACCGCCGACCCTTGGTCCCCCAACGCCGTCGAgcctccctccaccaaacGTCGCAGTGACGACCACCACTCCGACACCCCCCGCGGGAGTACCTACCGTGACCGCAACGACCGCGTCCCCTACAACAAAAGAAACGATAGCGGCTACCACAGCGGCCAATCCCTCGACAAGATCTCTTCCCGCCGCGACAGCCCAAGAGAGTGGCAGCCACAGTTCAACAGGCGAATGTCCAACCGGCCCCACGGCTACGACCAGCGCAACCGGTCTGCCACCCGCAGTCGCAGcaggaacagcagcagcggcggtgAAAACGCCAGAAGCCGCACCAGAAGCCggtcgcctcctcctccccggaaAAAAGCTGCTCGGGGTAGAAGTAGAAGTAACTCCCCTTTGACGTTTCAGGACAAGATGCTGCTTGGTTTTACTGGAACTGAGAgctctgatgaggaggagaaggaggtggagaagagggtggtcaaggcgaggaggatggagaagaagaagccaccGGTTAAAAGGCCCAAGGTAGCTTCTGCGTTTAA TCGACGTTGGTAG